From one Phycodurus eques isolate BA_2022a chromosome 6, UOR_Pequ_1.1, whole genome shotgun sequence genomic stretch:
- the LOC133403708 gene encoding sodium/calcium exchanger 1-like isoform X20, which yields MFLGVSIIADRFMASIEVITSQERQITVKKANGTKFTTTVRIWNETVSNLTLMALGSSAPEILLSVVEICGHNFDAGELGPNTIVGSAAFNMFVIIGLCVYVIPDGETRRVKHLRVFFVTATWSVFAYTWLYLILAYFSPGIVEIWEGLLTLFFFPVCVSFAYVADRRLLFYKYVYKRYRAGKRRGVIIETEGEPELPSKANVKKPACDREPFDAELGVEVPAEDGQAGMAKELKLKYPDKETQQLMKLATCRGLTQQEKSCAFYFCHASQITTGTDNIPKKESAADLNQRVTRCDLTSQMSENDRSAKVFFQPAVYQCLENCASVALNLCRGGNLSTTVAVDFQTQDGTAKAGSDFGFTKGTVVFRAGETQKEIRINIIDDDIFEEEEHFLVHLSGVRVLSAASGAATDSDSPAGLGLLCTATVTIFDDDHAGIFTFEEPTVTVSESVGVMEVRVVRTAGARGAVAVPYRTIEGTAKGGGEDFEDTHGVLEFDNDEICKTLQINIIDDEKYEKNKSFWVQMDEPRLLEMSQRKAVLLREVGNFVLTDKQLFGKSAFHRTGKDVYRKLQPQEQPNPSSIVSISEGAEDLGTKEEEERRVARMGRPMLGEHVKLEVVIEESYEFKSAVDKVLKKTRLAVLVETTSWREQFVEAITVSGGDNDDSGSGGGKKLPSALDYVLHFLTVFWKLLFVLVPPTDYWNGWACFVVSIVVIGILTAVIGDLASHFGCTVGLKDSVTAVVFVALGTSVPDTFASKAAASQDQYADASIGNVTGSNAVNVFLGIGVAWSIAAIYHYSKNQVFRVDPGTLAFSVTLFTIFAFICIAVLMYRRRPEIGGELGGPPLAKTVTAGLFFSLWLMYIFLSSLEAYCHIRGF from the exons ATGTTTCTGGGTGTTTCCATCATTGCCGACCGCTTTATGGCATCCATCGAGGTCATCACATCCCAGGAGCGACagatcactgtaaaaaaagCCAACGGGACGAAGTTCACAACCACCGTGCGCATCTGGAACGAGACCGTGTCTAACCTGACTCTCATGGCGCTGGGTTCATCCGCTCCGGAAATCCTGCTCTCTGTCGTCGAGATTTGCGGTCATAACTTTGACGCCGGCGAACTGGGGCCCAACACCATCGTGGGAAGCGCCGCCTTTAACATGTTCGTCATCATCGGCCTTTGCGTTTATGTCATTCCCGACGGAGAGACCCGCAGGGTCAAGCACCTCCGAGTGTTTTTCGTCACGGCCACCTGGAGCGTCTTTGCCTACACATGGCTCTACCTCATCCTGGCCTACTTCTCTCCGGGCATCGTGGAGATTTGGGAGGGGCTCCTGACCCTCTTCTTCTTTCCCGTTTGTGTCAGCTTTGCGTACGTGGCTGACCGGCGCCTCCTGTTCTACAAGTACGTGTACAAGCGTTACCGAGCTGGAAAGCGCAGAGGGGTGATCATCGAAACCGAGGGTGAGCCGGAGCTTCCCTCCAAAGCCAACGTCAAAAAGCCGGCCTGCGACAGGGAGCCGTTTGATGCCGAGCTGGGCGTTGAGGTGCCAGCGGAAGACGGCCAGGCGGGGATGGCGAAGGAGTTGAAACTGAAGTATCCCGATAAGGAGACGCAGCAGCTAATGAAGCTAGCCACCTGCCGCGGTTTAACACAGCAGGAGAAGAGTTGTGCGTTCTACTTCTGCCATGCCTCGCAGATCACGACAGGGACCGACAACATCCCGAAAAAGGAGTCGGCCGCCGACCTGAACCAGAGAGTCACTCGGTGCGACTTAACATCTCAGATGTCAGAAAATGACCGGTCCGCTAAGGTGTTCTTCCAGCCAGCGGTCTACCAGTGCTTAGAGAACTGCGCCAGCGTTGCGCTGAATTTGTGTCGAGGAGGAAATCTGAGCACAACCGTTGCTGTCGACTTTCAGACGCAAGATGGCACCGCTAAAGCTGGTTCAGACTTTGGCTTCACAAAGGGAACGGTAGTGTTCAGAGCCGGCGAGACACAAAAGGAAATCCGTATCAACATCATCGACGATGACATctttgaggaggaggagcactTCCTGGTCCACTTGAGCGGCGTGAGGGTCCTGTCCGCCGCCAGCGGAGCGGCGACGGACAGCGACAGCCCAGCGGGTTTGGGTTTGCTCTGCACAGCCACAGTCACCATCTTTGACGACGACCACGCGGGCATCTTCACCTTCGAGGAGCCCACGGTGACCGTGAGTGAGAGCGTCGGCGTGATGGAAGTCAGAGTGGTCCGGACCGCGGGGGCTCGGGGAGCTGTGGCCGTGCCGTACAGAACCATCGAGGGGACCGCCAAAGGTGGCGGTGAAGACTTTGAAGACACTCACGGTGTCCTGGAGTTTGACAACGATGAGATCTG TAAAACGCTGCAAATCAACATCATCGATGACGAAAAGTACGAGAAGAACAAAAGTTTTTGGGTGCAGATGGACGAGCCGCGACTTCTGGAGATGAGCCAAAGGAAAG CTGTCCTGCTTCGAGAAGTTGGTAA ttttgttttgacagacAAGCAATTGTTCGGTAAGAGCGCTTTC CATCGGACAGGCAAAGACGTCTACAGAAAGCTACAACCGCAAGAACAACCGAACCCCTCTTCCATTGTTAGCATCTCAG AGGGAGCTGAGGACTTGGGGacaaaggaggaagaggagcggcGCGTCGCACGGATGGGTCGACCGATGTTGGGCGAACACGTCAAACTGGAAGTCGTCATTGAGGAGTCGTACGAGTTTAAG AGCGCAGTGGACAAGGTGCTGAAGAAGACGAGACTGGCCGTGCTGGTGGAAACGACGTCGTGGCGAGAACAATTTGTGGAGGCCATCACAGTCA GCGGTGGCGACAACGACGACAGCGGCAGTGGAGGTGGAAAGAAGCTGCCCTCCGCTCTGGACTACGTCCTGCATTTCCTGACCGTCTTCTGGAAGCTTCTGTTCGTGTTGGTCCCACCCACTGACTACTGGAACGGCTGGGCGTGCTTCGTGGTCTCGATCGTGGTTATCGGCATCCTGACGGCGGTCATCGGGGACCTGGCATCGCACTTCGGCTGCACGGTGGGTCTGAAGGACTCGGTCACAGCTGTGGTGTTTGTTGCACTGGGCACATCAGTACCTG ATACCTTCGCTAGCAAGGCGGCGGCCAGCCAGGACCAGTACGCCGACGCCTCTATCGGCAACGTGACAGGAAGCAATGCCGTCAACGTGTTCCTGGGCATCGGTGTGGCCTGGTCCATCGCTGCCATTTACCACTACTCCAAAAACCAGGTGTTCAGGGTGGACCCGGGAACGCTAGCTTTCTCAGTCACCCTCTTCACCATCTTCGCCTTCATCTGCATCGCCGTCCTCATGTACCGGCGCCGACCCGAGATCGGTGGAGAACTGGGCGGACCGCCGCTCGCTAAGACGGTGACTGCCGGCTTGTTCTTCAGCCTGTGGTTGATGTACATCTTCCTGTCCTCGCTCGAGGCCTACTGCCACATCCGCGGCTTCTGA
- the LOC133403708 gene encoding sodium/calcium exchanger 1-like isoform X13: MFLGVSIIADRFMASIEVITSQERQITVKKANGTKFTTTVRIWNETVSNLTLMALGSSAPEILLSVVEICGHNFDAGELGPNTIVGSAAFNMFVIIGLCVYVIPDGETRRVKHLRVFFVTATWSVFAYTWLYLILAYFSPGIVEIWEGLLTLFFFPVCVSFAYVADRRLLFYKYVYKRYRAGKRRGVIIETEGEPELPSKANVKKPACDREPFDAELGVEVPAEDGQAGMAKELKLKYPDKETQQLMKLATCRGLTQQEKSCAFYFCHASQITTGTDNIPKKESAADLNQRVTRCDLTSQMSENDRSAKVFFQPAVYQCLENCASVALNLCRGGNLSTTVAVDFQTQDGTAKAGSDFGFTKGTVVFRAGETQKEIRINIIDDDIFEEEEHFLVHLSGVRVLSAASGAATDSDSPAGLGLLCTATVTIFDDDHAGIFTFEEPTVTVSESVGVMEVRVVRTAGARGAVAVPYRTIEGTAKGGGEDFEDTHGVLEFDNDEICKTLQINIIDDEKYEKNKSFWVQMDEPRLLEMSQRKEREKPVRVCLSEGAEDLGTKEEEERRVARMGRPMLGEHVKLEVVIEESYEFKSAVDKVLKKTRLAVLVETTSWREQFVEAITVSGGDNDDSGSGGGKKLPSALDYVLHFLTVFWKLLFVLVPPTDYWNGWACFVVSIVVIGILTAVIGDLASHFGCTVGLKDSVTAVVFVALGTSVPDTFASKAAASQDQYADASIGNVTGSNAVNVFLGIGVAWSIAAIYHYSKNQVFRVDPGTLAFSVTLFTIFAFICIAVLMYRRRPEIGGELGGPPLAKTVTAGLFFSLWLMYIFLSSLEAYCHIRGF; encoded by the exons ATGTTTCTGGGTGTTTCCATCATTGCCGACCGCTTTATGGCATCCATCGAGGTCATCACATCCCAGGAGCGACagatcactgtaaaaaaagCCAACGGGACGAAGTTCACAACCACCGTGCGCATCTGGAACGAGACCGTGTCTAACCTGACTCTCATGGCGCTGGGTTCATCCGCTCCGGAAATCCTGCTCTCTGTCGTCGAGATTTGCGGTCATAACTTTGACGCCGGCGAACTGGGGCCCAACACCATCGTGGGAAGCGCCGCCTTTAACATGTTCGTCATCATCGGCCTTTGCGTTTATGTCATTCCCGACGGAGAGACCCGCAGGGTCAAGCACCTCCGAGTGTTTTTCGTCACGGCCACCTGGAGCGTCTTTGCCTACACATGGCTCTACCTCATCCTGGCCTACTTCTCTCCGGGCATCGTGGAGATTTGGGAGGGGCTCCTGACCCTCTTCTTCTTTCCCGTTTGTGTCAGCTTTGCGTACGTGGCTGACCGGCGCCTCCTGTTCTACAAGTACGTGTACAAGCGTTACCGAGCTGGAAAGCGCAGAGGGGTGATCATCGAAACCGAGGGTGAGCCGGAGCTTCCCTCCAAAGCCAACGTCAAAAAGCCGGCCTGCGACAGGGAGCCGTTTGATGCCGAGCTGGGCGTTGAGGTGCCAGCGGAAGACGGCCAGGCGGGGATGGCGAAGGAGTTGAAACTGAAGTATCCCGATAAGGAGACGCAGCAGCTAATGAAGCTAGCCACCTGCCGCGGTTTAACACAGCAGGAGAAGAGTTGTGCGTTCTACTTCTGCCATGCCTCGCAGATCACGACAGGGACCGACAACATCCCGAAAAAGGAGTCGGCCGCCGACCTGAACCAGAGAGTCACTCGGTGCGACTTAACATCTCAGATGTCAGAAAATGACCGGTCCGCTAAGGTGTTCTTCCAGCCAGCGGTCTACCAGTGCTTAGAGAACTGCGCCAGCGTTGCGCTGAATTTGTGTCGAGGAGGAAATCTGAGCACAACCGTTGCTGTCGACTTTCAGACGCAAGATGGCACCGCTAAAGCTGGTTCAGACTTTGGCTTCACAAAGGGAACGGTAGTGTTCAGAGCCGGCGAGACACAAAAGGAAATCCGTATCAACATCATCGACGATGACATctttgaggaggaggagcactTCCTGGTCCACTTGAGCGGCGTGAGGGTCCTGTCCGCCGCCAGCGGAGCGGCGACGGACAGCGACAGCCCAGCGGGTTTGGGTTTGCTCTGCACAGCCACAGTCACCATCTTTGACGACGACCACGCGGGCATCTTCACCTTCGAGGAGCCCACGGTGACCGTGAGTGAGAGCGTCGGCGTGATGGAAGTCAGAGTGGTCCGGACCGCGGGGGCTCGGGGAGCTGTGGCCGTGCCGTACAGAACCATCGAGGGGACCGCCAAAGGTGGCGGTGAAGACTTTGAAGACACTCACGGTGTCCTGGAGTTTGACAACGATGAGATCTG TAAAACGCTGCAAATCAACATCATCGATGACGAAAAGTACGAGAAGAACAAAAGTTTTTGGGTGCAGATGGACGAGCCGCGACTTCTGGAGATGAGCCAAAGGAAAG agagggaaaagCC TGTACGTGTGTGTCTGTCAGAGGGAGCTGAGGACTTGGGGacaaaggaggaagaggagcggcGCGTCGCACGGATGGGTCGACCGATGTTGGGCGAACACGTCAAACTGGAAGTCGTCATTGAGGAGTCGTACGAGTTTAAG AGCGCAGTGGACAAGGTGCTGAAGAAGACGAGACTGGCCGTGCTGGTGGAAACGACGTCGTGGCGAGAACAATTTGTGGAGGCCATCACAGTCA GCGGTGGCGACAACGACGACAGCGGCAGTGGAGGTGGAAAGAAGCTGCCCTCCGCTCTGGACTACGTCCTGCATTTCCTGACCGTCTTCTGGAAGCTTCTGTTCGTGTTGGTCCCACCCACTGACTACTGGAACGGCTGGGCGTGCTTCGTGGTCTCGATCGTGGTTATCGGCATCCTGACGGCGGTCATCGGGGACCTGGCATCGCACTTCGGCTGCACGGTGGGTCTGAAGGACTCGGTCACAGCTGTGGTGTTTGTTGCACTGGGCACATCAGTACCTG ATACCTTCGCTAGCAAGGCGGCGGCCAGCCAGGACCAGTACGCCGACGCCTCTATCGGCAACGTGACAGGAAGCAATGCCGTCAACGTGTTCCTGGGCATCGGTGTGGCCTGGTCCATCGCTGCCATTTACCACTACTCCAAAAACCAGGTGTTCAGGGTGGACCCGGGAACGCTAGCTTTCTCAGTCACCCTCTTCACCATCTTCGCCTTCATCTGCATCGCCGTCCTCATGTACCGGCGCCGACCCGAGATCGGTGGAGAACTGGGCGGACCGCCGCTCGCTAAGACGGTGACTGCCGGCTTGTTCTTCAGCCTGTGGTTGATGTACATCTTCCTGTCCTCGCTCGAGGCCTACTGCCACATCCGCGGCTTCTGA
- the LOC133403708 gene encoding sodium/calcium exchanger 1-like isoform X18, with the protein MFLGVSIIADRFMASIEVITSQERQITVKKANGTKFTTTVRIWNETVSNLTLMALGSSAPEILLSVVEICGHNFDAGELGPNTIVGSAAFNMFVIIGLCVYVIPDGETRRVKHLRVFFVTATWSVFAYTWLYLILAYFSPGIVEIWEGLLTLFFFPVCVSFAYVADRRLLFYKYVYKRYRAGKRRGVIIETEGEPELPSKANVKKPACDREPFDAELGVEVPAEDGQAGMAKELKLKYPDKETQQLMKLATCRGLTQQEKSCAFYFCHASQITTGTDNIPKKESAADLNQRVTRCDLTSQMSENDRSAKVFFQPAVYQCLENCASVALNLCRGGNLSTTVAVDFQTQDGTAKAGSDFGFTKGTVVFRAGETQKEIRINIIDDDIFEEEEHFLVHLSGVRVLSAASGAATDSDSPAGLGLLCTATVTIFDDDHAGIFTFEEPTVTVSESVGVMEVRVVRTAGARGAVAVPYRTIEGTAKGGGEDFEDTHGVLEFDNDEICKTLQINIIDDEKYEKNKSFWVQMDEPRLLEMSQRKGLQTEDLGTKEEEERRVARMGRPMLGEHVKLEVVIEESYEFKSAVDKVLKKTRLAVLVETTSWREQFVEAITVSAGGGDNDDSGSGGGKKLPSALDYVLHFLTVFWKLLFVLVPPTDYWNGWACFVVSIVVIGILTAVIGDLASHFGCTVGLKDSVTAVVFVALGTSVPDTFASKAAASQDQYADASIGNVTGSNAVNVFLGIGVAWSIAAIYHYSKNQVFRVDPGTLAFSVTLFTIFAFICIAVLMYRRRPEIGGELGGPPLAKTVTAGLFFSLWLMYIFLSSLEAYCHIRGF; encoded by the exons ATGTTTCTGGGTGTTTCCATCATTGCCGACCGCTTTATGGCATCCATCGAGGTCATCACATCCCAGGAGCGACagatcactgtaaaaaaagCCAACGGGACGAAGTTCACAACCACCGTGCGCATCTGGAACGAGACCGTGTCTAACCTGACTCTCATGGCGCTGGGTTCATCCGCTCCGGAAATCCTGCTCTCTGTCGTCGAGATTTGCGGTCATAACTTTGACGCCGGCGAACTGGGGCCCAACACCATCGTGGGAAGCGCCGCCTTTAACATGTTCGTCATCATCGGCCTTTGCGTTTATGTCATTCCCGACGGAGAGACCCGCAGGGTCAAGCACCTCCGAGTGTTTTTCGTCACGGCCACCTGGAGCGTCTTTGCCTACACATGGCTCTACCTCATCCTGGCCTACTTCTCTCCGGGCATCGTGGAGATTTGGGAGGGGCTCCTGACCCTCTTCTTCTTTCCCGTTTGTGTCAGCTTTGCGTACGTGGCTGACCGGCGCCTCCTGTTCTACAAGTACGTGTACAAGCGTTACCGAGCTGGAAAGCGCAGAGGGGTGATCATCGAAACCGAGGGTGAGCCGGAGCTTCCCTCCAAAGCCAACGTCAAAAAGCCGGCCTGCGACAGGGAGCCGTTTGATGCCGAGCTGGGCGTTGAGGTGCCAGCGGAAGACGGCCAGGCGGGGATGGCGAAGGAGTTGAAACTGAAGTATCCCGATAAGGAGACGCAGCAGCTAATGAAGCTAGCCACCTGCCGCGGTTTAACACAGCAGGAGAAGAGTTGTGCGTTCTACTTCTGCCATGCCTCGCAGATCACGACAGGGACCGACAACATCCCGAAAAAGGAGTCGGCCGCCGACCTGAACCAGAGAGTCACTCGGTGCGACTTAACATCTCAGATGTCAGAAAATGACCGGTCCGCTAAGGTGTTCTTCCAGCCAGCGGTCTACCAGTGCTTAGAGAACTGCGCCAGCGTTGCGCTGAATTTGTGTCGAGGAGGAAATCTGAGCACAACCGTTGCTGTCGACTTTCAGACGCAAGATGGCACCGCTAAAGCTGGTTCAGACTTTGGCTTCACAAAGGGAACGGTAGTGTTCAGAGCCGGCGAGACACAAAAGGAAATCCGTATCAACATCATCGACGATGACATctttgaggaggaggagcactTCCTGGTCCACTTGAGCGGCGTGAGGGTCCTGTCCGCCGCCAGCGGAGCGGCGACGGACAGCGACAGCCCAGCGGGTTTGGGTTTGCTCTGCACAGCCACAGTCACCATCTTTGACGACGACCACGCGGGCATCTTCACCTTCGAGGAGCCCACGGTGACCGTGAGTGAGAGCGTCGGCGTGATGGAAGTCAGAGTGGTCCGGACCGCGGGGGCTCGGGGAGCTGTGGCCGTGCCGTACAGAACCATCGAGGGGACCGCCAAAGGTGGCGGTGAAGACTTTGAAGACACTCACGGTGTCCTGGAGTTTGACAACGATGAGATCTG TAAAACGCTGCAAATCAACATCATCGATGACGAAAAGTACGAGAAGAACAAAAGTTTTTGGGTGCAGATGGACGAGCCGCGACTTCTGGAGATGAGCCAAAGGAAAG GTTTACAGA CTGAGGACTTGGGGacaaaggaggaagaggagcggcGCGTCGCACGGATGGGTCGACCGATGTTGGGCGAACACGTCAAACTGGAAGTCGTCATTGAGGAGTCGTACGAGTTTAAG AGCGCAGTGGACAAGGTGCTGAAGAAGACGAGACTGGCCGTGCTGGTGGAAACGACGTCGTGGCGAGAACAATTTGTGGAGGCCATCACAGTCAGCGCAg GCGGTGGCGACAACGACGACAGCGGCAGTGGAGGTGGAAAGAAGCTGCCCTCCGCTCTGGACTACGTCCTGCATTTCCTGACCGTCTTCTGGAAGCTTCTGTTCGTGTTGGTCCCACCCACTGACTACTGGAACGGCTGGGCGTGCTTCGTGGTCTCGATCGTGGTTATCGGCATCCTGACGGCGGTCATCGGGGACCTGGCATCGCACTTCGGCTGCACGGTGGGTCTGAAGGACTCGGTCACAGCTGTGGTGTTTGTTGCACTGGGCACATCAGTACCTG ATACCTTCGCTAGCAAGGCGGCGGCCAGCCAGGACCAGTACGCCGACGCCTCTATCGGCAACGTGACAGGAAGCAATGCCGTCAACGTGTTCCTGGGCATCGGTGTGGCCTGGTCCATCGCTGCCATTTACCACTACTCCAAAAACCAGGTGTTCAGGGTGGACCCGGGAACGCTAGCTTTCTCAGTCACCCTCTTCACCATCTTCGCCTTCATCTGCATCGCCGTCCTCATGTACCGGCGCCGACCCGAGATCGGTGGAGAACTGGGCGGACCGCCGCTCGCTAAGACGGTGACTGCCGGCTTGTTCTTCAGCCTGTGGTTGATGTACATCTTCCTGTCCTCGCTCGAGGCCTACTGCCACATCCGCGGCTTCTGA
- the LOC133403708 gene encoding sodium/calcium exchanger 1-like isoform X9, whose protein sequence is MFLGVSIIADRFMASIEVITSQERQITVKKANGTKFTTTVRIWNETVSNLTLMALGSSAPEILLSVVEICGHNFDAGELGPNTIVGSAAFNMFVIIGLCVYVIPDGETRRVKHLRVFFVTATWSVFAYTWLYLILAYFSPGIVEIWEGLLTLFFFPVCVSFAYVADRRLLFYKYVYKRYRAGKRRGVIIETEGEPELPSKANVKKPACDREPFDAELGVEVPAEDGQAGMAKELKLKYPDKETQQLMKLATCRGLTQQEKSCAFYFCHASQITTGTDNIPKKESAADLNQRVTRCDLTSQMSENDRSAKVFFQPAVYQCLENCASVALNLCRGGNLSTTVAVDFQTQDGTAKAGSDFGFTKGTVVFRAGETQKEIRINIIDDDIFEEEEHFLVHLSGVRVLSAASGAATDSDSPAGLGLLCTATVTIFDDDHAGIFTFEEPTVTVSESVGVMEVRVVRTAGARGAVAVPYRTIEGTAKGGGEDFEDTHGVLEFDNDEICKTLQINIIDDEKYEKNKSFWVQMDEPRLLEMSQRKAVLLREGAEDLGTKEEEERRVARMGRPMLGEHVKLEVVIEESYEFKSAVDKVLKKTRLAVLVETTSWREQFVEAITVSAGGGDNDDSGSGGGKKLPSALDYVLHFLTVFWKLLFVLVPPTDYWNGWACFVVSIVVIGILTAVIGDLASHFGCTVGLKDSVTAVVFVALGTSVPDTFASKAAASQDQYADASIGNVTGSNAVNVFLGIGVAWSIAAIYHYSKNQVFRVDPGTLAFSVTLFTIFAFICIAVLMYRRRPEIGGELGGPPLAKTVTAGLFFSLWLMYIFLSSLEAYCHIRGF, encoded by the exons ATGTTTCTGGGTGTTTCCATCATTGCCGACCGCTTTATGGCATCCATCGAGGTCATCACATCCCAGGAGCGACagatcactgtaaaaaaagCCAACGGGACGAAGTTCACAACCACCGTGCGCATCTGGAACGAGACCGTGTCTAACCTGACTCTCATGGCGCTGGGTTCATCCGCTCCGGAAATCCTGCTCTCTGTCGTCGAGATTTGCGGTCATAACTTTGACGCCGGCGAACTGGGGCCCAACACCATCGTGGGAAGCGCCGCCTTTAACATGTTCGTCATCATCGGCCTTTGCGTTTATGTCATTCCCGACGGAGAGACCCGCAGGGTCAAGCACCTCCGAGTGTTTTTCGTCACGGCCACCTGGAGCGTCTTTGCCTACACATGGCTCTACCTCATCCTGGCCTACTTCTCTCCGGGCATCGTGGAGATTTGGGAGGGGCTCCTGACCCTCTTCTTCTTTCCCGTTTGTGTCAGCTTTGCGTACGTGGCTGACCGGCGCCTCCTGTTCTACAAGTACGTGTACAAGCGTTACCGAGCTGGAAAGCGCAGAGGGGTGATCATCGAAACCGAGGGTGAGCCGGAGCTTCCCTCCAAAGCCAACGTCAAAAAGCCGGCCTGCGACAGGGAGCCGTTTGATGCCGAGCTGGGCGTTGAGGTGCCAGCGGAAGACGGCCAGGCGGGGATGGCGAAGGAGTTGAAACTGAAGTATCCCGATAAGGAGACGCAGCAGCTAATGAAGCTAGCCACCTGCCGCGGTTTAACACAGCAGGAGAAGAGTTGTGCGTTCTACTTCTGCCATGCCTCGCAGATCACGACAGGGACCGACAACATCCCGAAAAAGGAGTCGGCCGCCGACCTGAACCAGAGAGTCACTCGGTGCGACTTAACATCTCAGATGTCAGAAAATGACCGGTCCGCTAAGGTGTTCTTCCAGCCAGCGGTCTACCAGTGCTTAGAGAACTGCGCCAGCGTTGCGCTGAATTTGTGTCGAGGAGGAAATCTGAGCACAACCGTTGCTGTCGACTTTCAGACGCAAGATGGCACCGCTAAAGCTGGTTCAGACTTTGGCTTCACAAAGGGAACGGTAGTGTTCAGAGCCGGCGAGACACAAAAGGAAATCCGTATCAACATCATCGACGATGACATctttgaggaggaggagcactTCCTGGTCCACTTGAGCGGCGTGAGGGTCCTGTCCGCCGCCAGCGGAGCGGCGACGGACAGCGACAGCCCAGCGGGTTTGGGTTTGCTCTGCACAGCCACAGTCACCATCTTTGACGACGACCACGCGGGCATCTTCACCTTCGAGGAGCCCACGGTGACCGTGAGTGAGAGCGTCGGCGTGATGGAAGTCAGAGTGGTCCGGACCGCGGGGGCTCGGGGAGCTGTGGCCGTGCCGTACAGAACCATCGAGGGGACCGCCAAAGGTGGCGGTGAAGACTTTGAAGACACTCACGGTGTCCTGGAGTTTGACAACGATGAGATCTG TAAAACGCTGCAAATCAACATCATCGATGACGAAAAGTACGAGAAGAACAAAAGTTTTTGGGTGCAGATGGACGAGCCGCGACTTCTGGAGATGAGCCAAAGGAAAG CTGTCCTGCTTCGAGAA GGAGCTGAGGACTTGGGGacaaaggaggaagaggagcggcGCGTCGCACGGATGGGTCGACCGATGTTGGGCGAACACGTCAAACTGGAAGTCGTCATTGAGGAGTCGTACGAGTTTAAG AGCGCAGTGGACAAGGTGCTGAAGAAGACGAGACTGGCCGTGCTGGTGGAAACGACGTCGTGGCGAGAACAATTTGTGGAGGCCATCACAGTCAGCGCAg GCGGTGGCGACAACGACGACAGCGGCAGTGGAGGTGGAAAGAAGCTGCCCTCCGCTCTGGACTACGTCCTGCATTTCCTGACCGTCTTCTGGAAGCTTCTGTTCGTGTTGGTCCCACCCACTGACTACTGGAACGGCTGGGCGTGCTTCGTGGTCTCGATCGTGGTTATCGGCATCCTGACGGCGGTCATCGGGGACCTGGCATCGCACTTCGGCTGCACGGTGGGTCTGAAGGACTCGGTCACAGCTGTGGTGTTTGTTGCACTGGGCACATCAGTACCTG ATACCTTCGCTAGCAAGGCGGCGGCCAGCCAGGACCAGTACGCCGACGCCTCTATCGGCAACGTGACAGGAAGCAATGCCGTCAACGTGTTCCTGGGCATCGGTGTGGCCTGGTCCATCGCTGCCATTTACCACTACTCCAAAAACCAGGTGTTCAGGGTGGACCCGGGAACGCTAGCTTTCTCAGTCACCCTCTTCACCATCTTCGCCTTCATCTGCATCGCCGTCCTCATGTACCGGCGCCGACCCGAGATCGGTGGAGAACTGGGCGGACCGCCGCTCGCTAAGACGGTGACTGCCGGCTTGTTCTTCAGCCTGTGGTTGATGTACATCTTCCTGTCCTCGCTCGAGGCCTACTGCCACATCCGCGGCTTCTGA